The proteins below come from a single Plantactinospora sp. KBS50 genomic window:
- a CDS encoding PIN domain-containing protein, with translation MSLGILDTSILIANDVTPIPGELAINVASLAELQVGVLSAKTAEARALRLARLSAIQRRFDPLPVDDAIADSYARLAARVVETGRQPRARVMDLLIAATALAHDAAVYTRNADDLAGLEDLITIRTI, from the coding sequence GTGAGTCTCGGCATCCTCGATACCAGCATCCTCATCGCCAACGACGTCACCCCGATTCCCGGTGAACTGGCTATCAACGTCGCCAGCCTCGCCGAACTTCAGGTCGGAGTCCTGAGCGCGAAGACCGCCGAGGCGAGGGCGCTCCGGTTGGCGCGGCTGAGCGCCATCCAACGCCGATTTGATCCGCTGCCTGTCGACGACGCCATCGCCGACAGCTACGCACGACTGGCCGCGCGCGTCGTCGAGACCGGCCGTCAGCCGCGGGCCAGGGTGATGGACCTCCTCATCGCCGCAACCGCCCTTGCTCACGACGCCGCCGTCTACACCCGCAACGCCGACGATCTCGCAGGTCTCGAGGACCTCATCACGATCCGCACCATCTGA
- a CDS encoding NAD(P)-dependent alcohol dehydrogenase, with protein MTCKRSHGFVKAVIYSRYGGPEVLHLADVPMPVPGDQDVLIRVRAAETTKSDCELRSFRYSVKWLWLPLRIAVGIRRPRRRVLGGYFAGEVVSVGGRVTRFAPGDQVYGSASLRLGAYGEYLVLPERAAIAPKPRNMTFAEAAAVPLGGLNALHFMRRASIKPGEQVLINGAGGSIGAHAIQIAHSFGAQVTAVDHGIKEDLVRRLGASDFIDYTTDDVTTTGRRFDVIFDMVPGSPYRRLVGMLQPGGRYLNGNPRLAVLVRSVLTTRFTDKTVTVAFAPETKEALATITEMIEASKIQSIVDRVYPMSEVTAAHRRVETEQRLGAVVITIGEADELAGR; from the coding sequence GTCATTTACAGCCGCTATGGAGGGCCTGAGGTCCTGCATCTGGCGGACGTGCCCATGCCGGTCCCGGGCGATCAGGACGTCCTGATCAGGGTACGGGCGGCCGAGACGACCAAGTCCGACTGCGAGCTCAGGAGCTTCCGGTACTCGGTGAAATGGCTCTGGCTGCCGCTGCGGATCGCGGTTGGAATCAGAAGGCCGAGACGTCGCGTCCTGGGCGGCTACTTCGCCGGTGAAGTGGTGTCGGTGGGCGGGCGGGTCACCCGCTTTGCCCCGGGCGATCAGGTCTACGGCTCCGCCAGCCTGCGGTTGGGTGCCTACGGCGAGTACCTCGTCCTTCCCGAGCGGGCCGCCATCGCACCCAAGCCACGGAATATGACGTTCGCCGAGGCCGCCGCGGTCCCACTCGGCGGACTCAACGCTCTGCACTTCATGCGGCGCGCCAGTATCAAGCCCGGGGAGCAGGTGCTGATCAACGGGGCCGGCGGCAGCATCGGCGCCCACGCCATCCAGATCGCCCACTCGTTTGGTGCGCAGGTCACCGCGGTCGACCACGGGATCAAGGAGGACCTCGTCCGACGCCTCGGGGCCAGCGATTTCATCGACTACACCACCGACGACGTCACGACCACAGGCCGCAGGTTCGACGTCATCTTCGACATGGTCCCCGGGAGTCCGTACCGCCGTCTCGTCGGCATGCTCCAACCGGGCGGGCGCTATCTCAACGGTAATCCCCGCCTGGCGGTGCTCGTCCGCTCGGTGCTGACAACTCGTTTCACCGACAAGACCGTCACCGTGGCATTCGCCCCCGAAACGAAGGAAGCCTTGGCGACGATCACCGAGATGATCGAAGCCAGTAAGATCCAATCAATTGTCGACCGGGTTTACCCGATGTCGGAGGTGACCGCCGCCCACCGCCGGGTCGAGACCGAGCAGCGGCTAGGCGCAGTCGTGATCACCATCGGCGAGGCGGACGAGCTGGCCGGCCGCTGA
- a CDS encoding SDR family oxidoreductase, producing MPRYDIAVPDLSGKRAVVTGASDGIGLGVAARLAAAGAEVLLPVRNPDKGRAAIGRIRQQVPDADVSLRALDLSSLDSVAAFGRDLREEGRPIHILVNNAGVMTPPERRTTADGFELQFGTNHLGHFALVGRLLPLLRAGHARVTSQLSIAANQGAINWADLNWERSYHGMRAYSQSKIALGLFGLELDRRSRANGWGVTSNLCHPGVAPTNLLAARPEVGRDRDSGGRRLIRALSARGILVGTIESALLPALYAATSPDAGGARLYGPRGLGHLGGPPAEQKLYGRLRGVEEAARVWAVSEELTRVPVASA from the coding sequence ATGCCACGATACGACATCGCCGTTCCCGACCTGTCCGGCAAGCGTGCCGTCGTCACCGGCGCCAGCGACGGCATCGGTCTGGGCGTCGCCGCCAGGCTCGCGGCGGCCGGGGCCGAGGTACTCCTGCCCGTCCGGAATCCGGACAAGGGTCGGGCGGCCATCGGCCGGATCCGGCAGCAGGTCCCGGACGCGGACGTGTCGCTGCGGGCTCTGGACCTGTCGTCGCTCGACTCCGTCGCGGCGTTCGGGCGGGACCTGAGGGAGGAGGGCCGGCCGATCCACATCCTCGTCAACAACGCCGGGGTGATGACCCCGCCGGAGCGGCGGACCACGGCCGACGGGTTCGAGCTTCAGTTCGGCACCAACCACCTCGGCCACTTCGCCCTCGTCGGCCGGCTGCTGCCGCTGCTGCGCGCCGGCCACGCACGCGTGACCTCACAGCTCAGCATCGCCGCCAACCAGGGCGCGATCAACTGGGCGGACCTGAACTGGGAACGCTCGTACCACGGTATGCGCGCCTACAGCCAGTCGAAGATCGCGCTCGGGCTGTTCGGCCTCGAACTCGACCGGCGCAGCCGGGCCAACGGCTGGGGCGTCACGAGCAACCTGTGCCATCCGGGTGTCGCGCCGACGAACCTGCTCGCGGCCCGTCCCGAGGTCGGCCGCGATCGGGACAGCGGCGGCCGGCGGCTGATCCGTGCGCTGTCCGCCCGCGGGATCCTCGTCGGCACGATCGAGTCCGCGCTGCTTCCGGCCCTGTACGCCGCGACCTCGCCGGACGCCGGGGGCGCCCGACTGTACGGGCCGCGTGGCCTCGGGCACCTCGGCGGCCCGCCCGCGGAGCAGAAGCTCTACGGGCGGCTCCGCGGCGTCGAGGAGGCGGCGCGGGTCTGGGCGGTCTCCGAGGAGCTGACCCGGGTCCCCGTGGCCAGCGCCTGA